DNA from Hippoglossus hippoglossus isolate fHipHip1 chromosome 1, fHipHip1.pri, whole genome shotgun sequence:
ttcccAATGACAAGACCTCCTGCAGTGGTAAATCAATTCCATGTAAAAAGTGTATATTTGACCCCCACCTCAGCTTGTTTGTCATGGAACACTTTATAGATGCTGGTGTTGAATGCAGAGCCAGAGAACATGGAGGTGATGGGGTAGGTCAGGTCCAggactgttttaaaaacagagttcatTGCCTAATAAAGGAAGGAAAATGGGTCTTGTTTATTATTGGTAATTCTTTTCATGTCATaaggtttgtctttctgttttcatctaGGAGCAAAGTTCACCAGCCATCTTAAAATGACTGAATAATGACCAGAGCTGCATTTTGTACCTTGGACCACTCTCTTGCTCTCTGTTTGGTTCTGACAGCACTCCTCTCCTCAGCGTACAGTGCACCAATGAATGAGCCGATAGAGGTCCCACCCACTATGTCAATAGGAATCCCCGCTTCCTCCATAGCTTTGATAACACCAACGTGAGAGCAGCCTCTGCAcggggaaaaacaaacatgttagaTACCAGGATAGTGACACAAACTGTGCATGATACATACGCAGaggttaaaaaaatgacttgGTGTTCTTgctcatctttttattttggaaatgtgAGTGATAAGACAGGTGTTTAACACACAAGAAATCTGTATTAATGTATATAATGGAAAACTGAAGGGGATCTTAGGGCGGCTGAGACATTAATATTCACATTAGGTGTTTATTCGATATTGCTatcacaatattttaaaatactgaactcaaaacacaaagtgcacTCTACATGTCTCTATGGCAACTTGTGGTAAACTGTTCTCACCtggctccacctcctcccagcACCAGGGCGATGCTGTTTCCAGTCAGGACTCGGGCCAGCCGAGAGAAATCACTGTGCCTGTCTGCCGTTTTCTCAAACACCTTCTCGTAAACATCCCTCTGCAGAAATATTATGCACATGGAACTCGTTAACTTTCCATCAAAATTAATAAACAGAGGTTTAGCATAGCAAGTATAGCATAATATAGTACCCTATATATTTAGTATATTCCTACACTTGATAGatatttgttaaaaacacagCTACACATGACTGTGCAGTTTGGTTTAATACCAGTTTGCTGGGGCTGCGTCTGGAGAAGACCCTACGAGGACACTTGAGGTGAAGATGCCCAGAGCACCAGCTACGCATGTTGAGCCACTCCACCGTCCTCGAGGGGCCCGGCCCGTcctctttgtgcagcaggaTCAGCTGCTTCAGAGCACGGACTGCTGTGTTCTCCAGCATCTGCTCCAACTGACAGACAAGAGATGAATAGgaagagagatgaagacagGGAAATTATTGTACTGGTATTGTATTTCCCCATtgctatgacacacacacacctgtcccaGGGCAGGTTCCTGGTCCCCCAGGCCAACAATGAGGATACAGTCAGCCTGGCGGATGCAGCGCTGCGTCCATGGTGTCATGGTGTTGTCAGTCTGGTACAGGACGATCCGATTGATGTCCTCCTGCTGGGCCAGCCAGCCGGACAGACGGTACTCGTGGATACTGATGGACAGAGAGGACATTAGAAACAAGGACACAGAAAAGGCCTTTTAATTCACCACAACATACACGTACACTGACTGAGAAGATAATTAGATACAGACAGAATGAGTGGAAATGATAAtgatcaataaaaataaactttgggtaaagaaaagaggggaaaaaaagtcacaGATGGGAAACTTTTATGATGATGGTTGATGAGTCTGAGAATTGAAAGGATAGGAGTGATTGTCACACTGACCTGTCCAAAGCAGAAGCTCCCAAACGTTCTCTGATAATTTCACTGGTTAACAGCAGAGTGGGCCCTGAAAATGTCCGACAGAGGCAGTgcaaaatgtgtaaatacaaGAAACAGTTAATAATGTAAAAGACACACTAATGCATCTTCTACTAGCAGTTGTACATGTACTTCTGTTATAACCAGGCTGTGACGAGATAAATACCCACCAATGGCACTGAGGGCATGGCTGAGCTCCAGGTTGAACGCGTTGATGGGCACCTcatcacacacaggcagcacaGCCACAGTGGAGAGGTTGCTGGCAGGGTTGGTTACGTCTGCACTAGTTGTCATACTGGGCAGACTCAGAGCTGAGCCTGGgaagcacaaacacagtgtgtgagaAATGCATTAGGTCGGACAGACAAAGACATGGAGTTGTTACTGTGCAAATTAAAATCATTATCACctcaaaaatgtattatagATAACTTTTGCATGTCAAGAATGTAAAGACGATTTAACTTGTTTGGCATTGGAAAATGTTCCACTGTGCAATCACAGGTACCTTACATGAATATATGGAGCAACCAGGCAGTAGCAAAAAGTAGCcagcaaaacaaactttaactTCACACAATAATTAAAGCATTGATAAAATATATGATGTGGAAAAACATATACACTTAATCATATACAGTTCATTATAGCAGTAAGTTCCATTATATCATActtcacttttaaaacatgatttggtTATGTTTGCATAATCAGACAGTGGCAAAACATACAGAAGAGTTCTGGGAGATCTTAAATTGTAAAATTAAAGTATGCGACAGGCATATTCTGTATTGTCCATATGTGACAGAGACCTGTTACTAGACAGAAAAgaacaatgtaaataaagatcatCTGTTCTGTCATCAAACCCATAAACGTATCTAAAGATCGCAGTGCTTTTAATTGACTACACAATCCTCAAGTTGCTGCCACTGGTGTTTTAGAGCCTATTTAATGCACTGTCAATGCAATTCTTATGGTGTTGTGTCATTAGTTAATGTTCTAATAATTGTCAAATTAATGTACTAAAAGGTCAAATACTTTATTGGGTAGTCAGCTGTTTGGCCAGGAACCAGCGCTTATAGAAAACTCAGGAGTCACCCCTCATAAATTTTCACGTAAAAatgctgctgaggctgctgagaAAAAGAGCACAGTGTGTAGCTACACATCTTTAACCTACATGAATATTTGCATTTGGCTCATTAACTTCTTTCTTTCTACCTTTCAAATAGCCTACAGTCTACATCTAACAGTTAATAGTCAAATAGCCACTGTGCTCACGGTGTCACACCTCATTCCCCTCGCTTTAGGTTCCTTTCAGACCTACACTGATGTCATACTGCACCTCACTGAAATATAAGCGACAGAAATCTGTGCTCACCTGAGAACGGCCCGCGGCCCTGCTGCAGATTCCCCAGGATCTTCTGGCCTAGTAAGTGGATCAACCTTGTCACGACCTACAACAGAGACAACAAGCATCAGTTTAATTTCATTAGTACACAAAACCTCAACCAGACAAAAAGTTTTCACTGATGAAGTCGCAAACCTGTGGATATCGTCTTTTGATGTTGTTCAGTGTTCCCTCAGGCAGCTTGACCAGCTCCGTGTCTCTCACAGCATGGACAGTGGTGGCTCTTGGCTGCTTGGTCAACGCCTCCACCTGAAGTAtgaagaagaacaaaacaagacactgtttaaaaaaaaaaaaaaaatgatagcAGAAAGATGAACGGTGATCAATTCCACAATATCAAagttaatgaaatataaaataaattatcaATTCAACCAATTTAGTATTAAAATGACACCTTAAAAAATCTGTCCAAACCTCATATTGCATTATGATCATTGAGAAACAAAAACTGCAGTAAAAGCCCATGATTCTCAGCTAAATTTCACTATTAATAATAGCCGTGGTATCTTTCACACACTGTTAAAATAAGATGTATGCTGCTTGCAGACATGCACTAAAATGTGGACATAtttttggaggaaaaaaaattatattcaataggaaaatgtccagagagtTCCCTGCCAGTTGATAATATTTCTAGACGGACgcaaactgaaaaaactaaaaagaatacaaacatctaaGGATGAAAGTGTGGCGCCTCATAAAAGTCACAAACGATGATGTCAACTTCGAAAGACAACATGATTCAAGAGAATTTGATGATAAGAACCGACCCTGGTGTCTATGTGCTTCACGCATAAATACAAGATTTCCACAGCATTTGTCCTGTCCTGCCTCCTACGTGCTCTAACCAGACGCCACGCCTCACCTGATTGCTTTGGAcattctcctgttgttgttaacACATCTGACTCAGACCCACTTGtcaagacattttctggagttcatgtctgaatacAGCTTATCACTTGTTCTCACCACTCCAATGAGGTCTCCTCTGCCGTATTCCCCAACTAGTTCTTTCTTGCCATTTGCTTTACGGATGACTGAACGCAGACGTCCATTGAGAACGATATAGGTGCAGTCTGATCGGTCGTCCTGTCTGTGAACACAGGCATCTCAGTAAATATTACATATTCACAGTCAATAATACAAAATGAGTAAATAACAAATACTGTAATGTTGAGGTAAATATAGTTTACGCAATCAAGCAAAATTAGTcctcatattttttttttaataaaaaatcttAAGTAGAGTACCTGTAGAGGGCTCTGCCGGCCTCCACAGCCATCCAGTCAATAGCAAAGTCCATCTGCCTGACAAAAGGAGACATGCGAATGGCGACTGTGTGGGCTGCACTCAGCACAACGCTGGGCTGTTCCCTCATGATCCTGCAGATGGCAACACACAGAACAGGCACAGACATGAGTAACACTGGAGATGTAATACTTACATTGTTAACCAGCAGATGTTTTAATGCAAAACTACAATTCATGAGTCCGTATAGTAAGCAGAAAGACTTTGGATGAATGTGTATTTGCATTGTAGGAAATGAAATGGGACACCATTGCCTTAATGAcagcttatatatatatgatattaaaCTCGGTTATATGACTaattacatataaatatttgtCATTCTTGTTTCTTCCACATTAAAGATGATCGTCTTACTCGTAGAAATCCGATTTTGAAATCTTGAGGTAAGTGCAGTCTCTGACAGCCTTGATGGTGAAGATGAGGGGTTCTCCGGTGAGCACGGCCAGTTGGCCCACCATCTCCCCCGGGTGGgtcacaaacaagcacacagcCTCCTGCTTGTTGATCATCCGCTGGTAGACGTGCAGACAGCCTGACAGGACAAAGTGCAGACTTGCGTCCTTGAGCAGCAAAAaggggaagaaggagagaaagcaaacacagaggaggataagaatatattaaacatacaaaatacaGTAGGAATTAAGAAAATACTGACAGAGACTAAGTAAATTGATATAGTTTATGAATACTAGCTTTGAACTGAAAATGGTCACAATAGCGCAAAgtattatcttttattatctatttatttgtattcttttttatttgtgtatgatACTGTATTTTCCTGTTGGAGTATGTAATGATCAAAAGCCAGAGAGCAGTATCTGATTGTACTATTTCGATTGTCTGGCAGGGATTTTCAGGGGTGAATTAATGAGCctataattaaatcaaaaattCATTACAATCTTTGATCTGTTACACAGTTTTATAGTCTGACAATGTTAAACCCTTTTTCACTGAGTCCGGGGTTACTGCATCTGCCTTTGTAAAGCAGTATACAGCCAAAAGGGGGCAGTATTCAAGGGGTCGTACGGGTCCTGTGTGTTAAGTACCTGGTCTCCCTGTCTGGCTAAGACAGCTCCAGCTTTTGCATGGTGCAGAGTCACTCTCCCATTTAACAAAGAAGGGTCCTGAGAAGACAGAGTTAAGTGTTAAGAGATCACAGGCAAAGTAGAGAAACAAAGTGAGGGAAAGGTTTTCATGCTCCTTTGTTTGCATTTGCATGAAGACAGTTCTGCAACATTTAGCATGGTTTGATCTAGTTACGACATCAAGATGTTTTGAAACATGAAGCAATGTCTTCTAAGAGCACAAACCAAGGGTTTACGACATGCATGTATTACGTTGGATCCCACTATGACTTCATGTATAGCACAGAAGCATTTAATGAGTTTCATTTGTCACCACAGTGGTATCACGTTGAAATGAACTCAGGTTTGCCGTCATGAGTCTGGATTTTGAAGTATTATTGTTAGAATAATTAGCATGCATGttctattattttctttctcctaTATATTACCAAACACATAGGTGTAACTCGTGTCTCAGCCTGTGAGACACTGTGACGTGACACTGCAGCCCTCTCCCCCTCATCATTTACACACAGTCCGGCTCCTGTAGAGAAGACCCGCTGTCTGACCTCCTTTCCACATCATAATCGCTTAACAGATGCTCCAGGGAGATTTGTGACAATGTGTTCATTCATGCAAAGAAAGAATAACGTGATGAGCCTGTTATTATTTCTTAATCCACTAGAATTTGGTCAGTGCAGTTTATACTGCAGTGTAACCTGTTTTGACCCTGATTGAAAACATGATAATATGAAAAAAGGtatgataaaaacatttgtcacaCTAGAATTCAATACAGCCAACACGAGTGAAAGCAACACTATCTAAACAGGCATCAGCACAATGTACAGTCAGATATGGTATATAACTGCTCCATGTCCAAGtgattttgtaaaaacaaagcCTAACGATATCTCAACTCTGACTGTGGAGTCCCgtaaattacttttattgatATATCTTTGTCTGATGTGAACACTACTTTTGTTCTTTTAAGTgcatgtctttattttcttcctttttttgttcAAAGTTTAAGACTTTGTGTCATATTATACACACTGTGTCAGTTGACACCATTACAAACGATCAGAAAACACAGTTTGAGAGAAAAAACCTAATTTAACAAACCTCAATCTTCATGAGCTTGAGGACCTCTTTCTGAGCTTCCTCAAACAGAGCAGCACTTGATCGACTGGCTAAAGGTGTGAAAATATTGTCCACTCCCGGATCTTCTTCTGGATACAGGTAGATCCCTGAGGGAACTTCATCTACTGTCACCCTCCTCTCCCGCTGTTCCTGGGACACAGACTGTAACAACATACATTTGTATATATAAGAAAACAGTGTTATTGTAAAACAGGACGTCAGCctctgaaaaagacaaattggCATGATGAGACAATCAACTAAGAATTGTTGCTGTCAGTCTCACAAAGGGTGTTTTGGaacaatgcaaatattttttaacagaTAATCACTGATAGtcaacaagacaagaaaagaggacacatatttttacatatttaaaaggtACTTTATATACTGGATTACTTTGTTGTTGCTCATGCTCTGTGGAAAACATTTAATCTATGTTGCAATTGCTGTGACTGCTGCAATTATCACATCtatgtaaagctgctttcagatatgcactgaactctgcaatCCCTCCGTATTTTATTCACAgggggtgcatgtgtgaaagcaaatgtccgagtgagacactcctctgtttctgtggactttctccacctggccccctagtataatgtttgtagaaattcaggagaagttaaggtgagaacacagcagggaaacCCCCTgtggattcactgcgagcgtgtggtggtggtgtgtgtgtgtgtgtgtgtgtgtgtgtgtgtgtgtgtgtgtgtgtgtgtgagtgtgtgtgtgtgtgtgtggggtgggtgggggctgactttaaacacaaaaacaaaaaaacataaaagaaaagaaatatctccGGTTGAAAAcgcggtgacacacacatagaagacgcagacgaagatgtcaagagagttggTCTGTGTTGTCAAGAAGATCATGTGATCTTggcagcggagttaatacgtcacttcctacctctgtctgctgcacccggctgctccatgTCTCGCCtaaataatgcagaggatttgttgctgttgtggaCGCGTCtttgcagagaacctcctgctgtgttgtgcatgtgggaAAGgtaaactctgggtaaactaCGTAGTCAATTCTCCGCATTTTACCGAAGGtgatgtctgaaaatggcttaaggGTGTCAATAAAGTCGACCTCATCTCCAGATTACTGACCCGAGTAAAGGTGGGAGGAGTGTTGCCCTCCTCTGCAGAGACTGAGATCCGTCCCCTTTCGTACGCCATGTCAAAGTCTGACCTCAGACTTTTCTGCATACCTGCAGAGACAACATTCAGCTAGCATTCTTTAATCATAATTGGTAAAACTAAATAGCATTAAGGAAACTTAACAGGAGAGAAAACCCTCACCAGCGATGTCCACAGGCATGGAGATGGTCCTGCTAAGAGTTGGCACTGTTGCTCCATCCTTCCCCTGTTCTCCTCCTGTAAATGAGTGAAATATGAGGAATTTAGCAAGCAACAAACTTAGAACTAACTCTTAGgaaaataatactaataattataataactttatttgtatagcacttatctaaacaaggttacaaagtgcttcacaaaaatccatggcaataaatgaatgaactaaaataaaaggttttcaattcagttCCATTTtaagcgccaaatcataacataataggTCAAGACCATAACATTTATAGAGACACCCAACAGTGAAGTCAGAATTACTTAAGTGGCATTTCATTGATTTAaagtcttttagttttttttcctgacctgcagcttctcctctaATGGCAGCTTCTCTTTGCTCCTCAGGCACTGTCAGGCTGCCAAAGCGCTTGCCATGGCGGATGGGACTGGTGCGAGTTGGGTGGGGTGACGGAGGTGGCAGACGTGAGGGATGCATTTCCTATAAAATGAGTGCAAGCGGTGAGTAGTGTGATTAGTGTGAGGAACATAGTTTGTTTATGAGCAAGTACAGTACAGCTCAGTATGTGAGCTGGGCTAAAGGTGCAGATGTCTGATAAATACtaaaacacattacacacagatGTTTGCACGGGaccatgagagtgtgtgtgtgtgtgtgtgtgtgtgtgtgtgtgtgtgtgtgtgtgtgtgtgtgtgtgtgtgtgtgtgtgtgtgtgtgtgtgtgtgtgtgtgtgtgtgtgtgtgtgtgtgcgcgctaaGCTTACATGGCTGAAGAGCTCATTGGTGAGTCCCAGATAGTTGTGCAGTGCTAGGACTGTTACTCTTTGGAGACGAACCATGATAATCTGAACAGACGCAACAGAAGAAaagttatatttcattttaaattaagctTAATGTCTTTCATCAGTTCAGATAgatagaaacaaaaacagataacacacacacaactcacctGTACTACTCGCACGAGGCTCTCAGGGTACTTCGCAAATATAGCGAGGAAGGCCTCTACAGGTAAACGGAGAACAGTGGAAACCTCTGCGACCCGTGCTGACACCGTTTTGTAAGGCTTCTGGTGGCCCTGCACACATACATACCACACATTTGATATTTcctaaagatttaaaatatttgtatgttttttatgGACAAAATCTGAATCATTCATCATTACCCCCTCCTCATTTCACACTGAATCACTGAAATCTAACTAAATCCAATTGATTTATGACTCATGTGTAAGCCAGTAGAGAAGATTTGATGAGTCAGCTGGTGAATGTGAATGACATGAGTAACAATGAATTTGTGACTGGAAGTAATGGGGCCCAGCAGCCACACCTCATTTCTCAAGGTGTTTGAATATTATACAGTGTATATGGGCTGTCTGTGGGGGAAACATGCGCACACAGGTTTGAAGCAGCATCCTCGTCTGTGTAGAGAGAAGTGCGTGTAACGTACTGTGATGACATCCAGGATGCTGAGGAGGCTGTGGACGCTGTCTCCTGGGAAAACCTCCTTCACCACACTCTCTTTGCCATCCtacaggacagagagaagcagcagtgCACATATCAAGCAAAAGAAACTGTCTTGTGGTCAGATGTTTTTCTTAGAACTTGAGCAGCTACACTCATCTTTACAGATAAAGTTTGAACTGAAATTTCTGTGAGAACAAACATCCTCTGTGAGACTTGTTTGAGTCTCAGTAAAACGTCAAAGTCTCAATGAAACTGGCTGTACCAAACTTATTTGTCATTATGAGAGCACCCATGTCCCCTGCTTCCCTAATGAGATTATCTGAGTCAGATGTTAATAGATGCTAATGAGTAGGTAAAGCCTGAACTCCCATAGTAAAGCCTGTTTGTAGATTTGTGAGCATTAAGTTtagtatgtgtgtatgtgtaactTACTAGACCACATAATCCTAAAATACAAGAACAAGTGTTAAATGCTAAATGCATGACGTACCGTTCCAGTAAGGCACAATTCTAGTTTTCCGTCCTGCACCACGTAGATGCTGCTGTCAGGCTGGCCTGGCCTGAAGACGTACTCCCCTTGTTGGAACTGCAGAAACACCATGTGTTTACACAGCTCCAGGAAGAGGGGCTTCTCAAAGTGACCCAGCACACTGCAGTAAAGGTCAACAGAGGAGAGGTTATGGTGGTTAGGTGAACACACAACAGCGCTGTACACACTTGGTTTGTCAGCACTGCACAGCTAACCTCTATGGGTTTCAATCATCAATAATCAAAAGATGAGTGTATAAGTACAGCTTCTCAGAGGAAGCTCACCTCTAAAAAGGTATGTGTGTAGGAGCAATGCAAAGTTGTATTACTCATGCACATCAATAATCAAGGTACGGACATATTTGGGCCTTTTGAGCACTGCTCTATACACTGTAAATACACTGTGAatgaattgtatttatatagaccttttccagtcttatcgaccactcgAGTGCTTTAAAGTACAAgtcgcattcacccattcacacgcacattcaTACAGCATTTTATTATCGCACTGCTCATACAATGTCGGCACAGCTGTTAGGGAAAATTTGGGGATCAGTatcttgcacaaggacacttcagaatacAGATTGGAAGAGTGAGCgatcgaaccaccaaccatctggaccctctctacctcctgagctaCAGATGCCCCAAAGGATGTAGGCTACTGTACATGATaacacaattacacaaacaTCAGACAGAGAATGAACCTACCGGACATTTTTGAGCATGTAGAGCACCTCGGAAGGGAGGTGGGAGTTGGCCACATCAAATTCTGTGAGGTCCGCCTCCAGCACTGAGGGAGGGGGCTCCTTAGCCTGAAGGATGGGCACCTCCTTCTTAAAGCGCAGGATCCTGCACAAGTGAGAGTCACAGAGACAGTAAGATATGACGACAAGGGACAGAGTGCTCACGACTCATTATGGTTAGGAGAGTAATGGAGGCTGTTGAGAAGGAGAATTCCGATTTACTTTTTGGCAATATTGAGcattttctgcttcttcttgaGGCGCGgccgagaggaagaggatgtaCCCACCAGGGAAGAGGTAGACTGGGAGACCTGTTGGGAAACATACTGGTTTGAGTATTACTCCAATGGTGTAATTGCAGCATTACGTACTATCTTGGAAAAGTAGATATGACACATGACTCACTGTGAGTCAGAGCCAGCCCATAATTACTCTCAGCATACTGGCTATTGGGTCAATCAACACTCACTTTACGCAACATCTTTCGTCCATAGAACATGACTTTGTCCCTCTTGCGGAAGCGGTATTTTGGAGCCTCCTGAGCTTCTCGATCTgtgaatgaatataaatatcacaaataaGCACGTTACCATTTTTTATGACTATCATTATATTTTCCAAGcagatgttgaaaaatgcctctTAGCAGTAACTGACTCCGAAGCTGGATCCTCCgcaggatgaagaagatgaggatgGCGATGAGAACGATGGCGATGCCTGCACCAATCACCATCCCCATCATCTgatgagaaaagaagaaagaagaaggggAGCTGATGAGTGTACAGGGTCAAAGGgtgcatgaaaaacaaaatgtaatggccTGTACTGGCTGCAGAACTATACCTGTGCTATAACTATGCTTTTTTGCCTGCCTGCTTTTACTCTgtgaacaaaatgtattttctcattttctaacTTACGCTGTGAAACGTGTGGTGGTGACATCATTTCCTGCTAGAATGACttaacagcagcagaatgaaactgaaaagacGTTTTCTCAATGAAGGCTCATTGCACACTCACCATGCTCGTCTGTAGTTCCTCCTCCACCAATGGCTTGATGTCATTAAACCCGACCTAATGtaacagagaaataaagagacaaGTTTTTAATCTGAGCAACTATTTCACAACTCCTGCAGCTAGCATGGTAAGTGCTTCAAAGCTTACTCCATGGCTGCGACCTCATACAGTTTATCCAAACTGAAATGCTGCGTAAGGCTGGGCCTGAAGGCTTCAATTGCACTGGAGTGTAATGGAATGTGGGAATAAGGGCTTTGCCCTGGAGGCATGACTGCCATCAGTGCCCGCGAAgcaagaagagaaagaaataaagatgtaGTACATTTTCTGACCTTCCCCACATTCATGCCCTTACATTTGTCATCCAACTATGTGTCTCAGGCTTTGATTTGCAATTTCTTCTAGATTAGAAAGAGTATAACACATAGAGTCAGGATTCCAGATGTAACGCTGAAAAGGCAAGAAAAAAGCGCACGTAAGAGAAATGTTGCCTGATATTTATCGAAAGAAATTTAGCAATCGGATGAGTGTTAGCTGCGGGGGGCAAGTTCATTTTGCTGCAACAGATCCTAAGAATGAAGATGATACTGAAAATAATTCATTCTTAATGTTTGCACATGCAAACTCtgcctgaaaaaaaagagacgatGCTCTGGCAAAAAAAACGTCAGGCTAGTCTGGTCTGGAGTTCAGCAGAAACAGCTCCCTTGACTTCTAACTTAAGCTGTTGAGACAGTTGGACTTTGTGCAGAGTATGCAGCTATGcaccaaaaaagaaagaaagaaagaaagagggtaCACATGTTCAAGATCAGAGAGTACATAGTTACACAGCAGATTAGGGGAAACCAACACTGTCCTTGCAGGGATTGTAAAGATCCTGTGGTCAAGATAagcttgtttgttttactgtgtgtgtgtgtgtgtgtgtgtgtgtgtgtgtgtgtgtgtgtgtgtgtgtgtgtgtgtgtgtgtgtgtgtgtgtgtgtgtgtgtgtgtgtgtgtgtgtgtgtgtgtgtgtgtgtgtgtgtgttcttcacaaCCTATATAGCCATCAGACGCAGTATTGTCAGAGCAGGAGTAAAAGGTTTTTAGTGTTCT
Protein-coding regions in this window:
- the pnpla6 gene encoding neuropathy target esterase isoform X7 → MGQSTSEQEVQGHTPEVGFNDIKPLVEEELQTSMMMGMVIGAGIAIVLIAILIFFILRRIQLRNREAQEAPKYRFRKRDKVMFYGRKMLRKVSQSTSSLVGTSSSSRPRLKKKQKMLNIAKKILRFKKEVPILQAKEPPPSVLEADLTEFDVANSHLPSEVLYMLKNVRVLGHFEKPLFLELCKHMVFLQFQQGEYVFRPGQPDSSIYVVQDGKLELCLTGTDGKESVVKEVFPGDSVHSLLSILDVITGHQKPYKTVSARVAEVSTVLRLPVEAFLAIFAKYPESLVRVVQIIMVRLQRVTVLALHNYLGLTNELFSHEMHPSRLPPPSPHPTRTSPIRHGKRFGSLTVPEEQREAAIRGEAAGGEQGKDGATVPTLSRTISMPVDIAGMQKSLRSDFDMAYERGRISVSAEEGNTPPTFTRQEVLCKDASTTATNPLHYLGETWSSRVQQTESVSQEQRERRVTVDEVPSGIYLYPEEDPGVDNIFTPLASRSSAALFEEAQKEVLKLMKIEDPSLLNGRVTLHHAKAGAVLARQGDQDASLHFVLSGCLHVYQRMINKQEAVCLFVTHPGEMVGQLAVLTGEPLIFTIKAVRDCTYLKISKSDFYEIMREQPSVVLSAAHTVAIRMSPFVRQMDFAIDWMAVEAGRALYRQDDRSDCTYIVLNGRLRSVIRKANGKKELVGEYGRGDLIGVVEALTKQPRATTVHAVRDTELVKLPEGTLNNIKRRYPQVVTRLIHLLGQKILGNLQQGRGPFSGSALSLPSMTTSADVTNPASNLSTVAVLPVCDEVPINAFNLELSHALSAIGPTLLLTSEIIRERLGASALDSIHEYRLSGWLAQQEDINRIVLYQTDNTMTPWTQRCIRQADCILIVGLGDQEPALGQLEQMLENTAVRALKQLILLHKEDGPGPSRTVEWLNMRSWCSGHLHLKCPRRVFSRRSPSKLQRDVYEKVFEKTADRHSDFSRLARVLTGNSIALVLGGGGARGCSHVGVIKAMEEAGIPIDIVGGTSIGSFIGALYAEERSAVRTKQRAREWSKAMNSVFKTVLDLTYPITSMFSGSAFNTSIYKVFHDKQAEDLWLPYFNVTTDITASAMRVHQDGSLWRYVRASMTLSGYLPPLCDPKDGNLLMDGGYINNLPADIARNMGARTVIAIDVGSQDETDLCNYGDSLSGWWLLWKRINPWAEKVKVPDMAEIQSRLAYVSCVRQLEVVKKSAYCEYIRPPIDRFKTMDFGKFDEIYDVGFQHGKLVFTGWARGDIIENMLKDHRSADYNNSKRTDSCTCPGADFTDLAEIVSRIEPVQSYVAADAEESDCLTEYEEDGMDTVREEEGEEEEEEAEDLDDHSPGEWGQNGVFQTDEEKSVRQRRKLTSDTSEVSDC
- the pnpla6 gene encoding neuropathy target esterase isoform X8, with translation MGQSTSEQEVQGHTPEVGFNDIKPLVEEELQTSMMMGMVIGAGIAIVLIAILIFFILRRIQLRNREAQEAPKYRFRKRDKVMFYGRKMLRKVSQSTSSLVGTSSSSRPRLKKKQKMLNIAKKILRFKKEVPILQAKEPPPSVLEADLTEFDVANSHLPSEVLYMLKNVRVLGHFEKPLFLELCKHMVFLQFQQGEYVFRPGQPDSSIYVVQDGKLELCLTGTDGKESVVKEVFPGDSVHSLLSILDVITGHQKPYKTVSARVAEVSTVLRLPVEAFLAIFAKYPESLVRVVQIIMVRLQRVTVLALHNYLGLTNELFSHEMHPSRLPPPSPHPTRTSPIRHGKRFGSLTVPEEQREAAIRGEAAGGEQGKDGATVPTLSRTISMPVDIAGMQKSLRSDFDMAYERGRISVSAEEGNTPPTFTRQEVLCKDASTTATNPLHYLGETWSSRVQQTESVSQEQRERRVTVDEVPSGIYLYPEEDPGVDNIFTPLASRSSAALFEEAQKEVLKLMKIEDPSLLNGRVTLHHAKAGAVLARQGDQDASLHFVLSGCLHVYQRMINKQEAVCLFVTHPGEMVGQLAVLTGEPLIFTIKAVRDCTYLKISKSDFYEIMREQPSVVLSAAHTVAIRMSPFVRQMDFAIDWMAVEAGRALYRQDDRSDCTYIVLNGRLRSVIRKANGKKELVGEYGRGDLIGVVEALTKQPRATTVHAVRDTELVKLPEGTLNNIKRRYPQVVTRLIHLLGQKILGNLQQGRGPFSGSALSLPSMTTSADVTNPASNLSTVAVLPVCDEVPINAFNLELSHALSAIGPTLLLTSEIIRERLGASALDSIHEYRLSGWLAQQEDINRIVLYQTDNTMTPWTQRCIRQADCILIVGLGDQEPALGQLEQMLENTAVRALKQLILLHKEDGPGPSRTVEWLNMRSWCSGHLHLKCPRRVFSRRSPSKLQRDVYEKVFEKTADRHSDFSRLARVLTGNSIALVLGGGGARGCSHVGVIKAMEEAGIPIDIVGGTSIGSFIGALYAEERSAVRTKQRAREWSKAMNSVFKTVLDLTYPITSMFSGSAFNTSIYKVFHDKQAEDLWLPYFNVTTDITASAMRVHQDGCVWRYVRASASYTPYLPPLCDPKDGHLLVDGCYVNNVPADIARNMGARTVIAIDVGSQDETDLCNYGDSLSGWWLLWKRINPWAEKVKVPDMAEIQSRLAYVSCVRQLEVVKKSAYCEYIRPPIDRFKTMDFGKFDEIYDVGFQHGKLVFTGWARGDIIENMLKDHRSADYNNSKRTDSCTCPGADFTDLAEIVSRIEPVQSYVAADAEESDCLTEYEEDGMDTVREEEGEEEEEEAEDLDDHSPGEWGQNGVFQTDEEKSVRQRRKLTSDTSEVSDC